Proteins co-encoded in one Candidatus Woesearchaeota archaeon genomic window:
- a CDS encoding MarR family transcriptional regulator: FANVYVFKYILRGFCEVKNKKIFSVFFREKPAMMLVTLLNNNGDVYASSLAKVVDCTYSHVVKILQEMQKAGLVSFNKRGRLKVLTLTKKGEDVAKHIDTIRNAI, translated from the coding sequence CATTTGCCAATGTATATGTTTTTAAATATATTTTGAGGGGGTTTTGCGAAGTGAAGAACAAAAAAATCTTCAGCGTTTTTTTCCGAGAAAAGCCGGCAATGATGCTGGTCACCCTTCTCAATAACAACGGGGATGTCTACGCATCTTCCCTCGCGAAAGTTGTTGACTGTACATATTCACACGTTGTTAAGATTTTGCAGGAGATGCAAAAGGCAGGGTTGGTTTCTTTCAATAAGCGCGGCAGGTTGAAAGTTTTGACGCTGACAAAGAAAGGCGAGGACGTCGCCAAGCATATCGACACCATTCGTAATGCTATTTAG